One Pseudomonas entomophila genomic window carries:
- a CDS encoding efflux RND transporter periplasmic adaptor subunit, with product MLRRRMLIMLAVVLLIVLILGGFKAFSIYKQVQMFSAPKPPVSVAAAQAELRQWQERLPAVGSLKAYQGVELSLEVAGTVKSLHFESGQQVKAGQLLLQLDSEQETALLGTAQADLNLAKVDFGRGSQLVGDSAISRGEFDRLTTQYRRNQAVVDQLKASLAKKSISAPFSGTIGIRQVDVGAYLASGTVIATLQDLSSLYVDFNVPEQALPHLSLGQQVLVQVAAYPGQTFPASLSAINPKVEESTRNLLVRATLANPDGKLLPGMFASLQLLLPDPQPQVVVPENAITYTLYGNSVYLVSRKKGEDGKPLDDNEGQPQLIAEQRTVQTGERRDGWVVISKGLQAGDQVVTAGQLKLAPGAAIRISSEQALKPGTH from the coding sequence ATGCTGCGCCGCCGCATGCTGATCATGTTGGCCGTCGTCCTGCTGATCGTACTGATCCTGGGGGGCTTCAAGGCCTTTTCCATCTACAAGCAGGTACAGATGTTCTCGGCCCCCAAGCCACCGGTCAGCGTCGCCGCGGCCCAGGCCGAGCTGCGCCAATGGCAGGAGCGCCTGCCGGCCGTCGGCAGCTTGAAGGCCTACCAGGGCGTCGAGTTGAGCCTGGAAGTGGCCGGCACTGTGAAATCCCTGCATTTCGAATCCGGCCAGCAGGTAAAGGCTGGGCAACTGCTGTTGCAGCTGGACAGCGAACAGGAAACCGCCCTGCTGGGCACCGCCCAGGCCGATCTGAACCTGGCAAAGGTGGACTTCGGTCGCGGTAGTCAGCTGGTCGGCGATTCGGCCATCTCCCGGGGCGAGTTCGATCGGCTGACCACCCAATACCGACGCAACCAGGCAGTGGTTGACCAGCTCAAGGCGTCGCTGGCGAAGAAGAGCATCAGCGCCCCGTTCAGCGGCACCATCGGCATTCGCCAGGTGGACGTCGGTGCATACCTTGCCAGCGGCACGGTGATCGCCACCCTGCAGGACCTGTCGAGTCTGTATGTCGATTTCAACGTGCCCGAACAGGCCCTGCCCCACTTGAGCCTCGGCCAGCAAGTGCTGGTGCAGGTCGCCGCGTACCCGGGCCAGACCTTCCCCGCCAGCCTCAGCGCGATCAACCCGAAAGTGGAGGAAAGCACCCGAAACCTGCTGGTCCGCGCCACCCTGGCCAACCCCGACGGCAAGCTGCTGCCCGGCATGTTCGCCAGCCTCCAGCTGCTGCTGCCCGATCCGCAACCGCAGGTGGTGGTGCCGGAAAACGCCATCACCTACACCCTGTACGGCAATTCGGTGTACCTGGTCAGCCGCAAGAAAGGCGAGGATGGCAAGCCGCTGGACGACAATGAGGGCCAGCCCCAGTTGATCGCCGAACAGCGCACTGTGCAGACCGGGGAGCGCCGCGACGGCTGGGTGGTGATCAGCAAAGGGTTGCAGGCCGGCGACCAGGTGGTCACCGCCGGCCAGCTCAAGCTGGCGCCCGGCGCGGCGATTCGCATCAGCAGTGAGCAAGCGCTCAAGCCGGGCACCCACTGA
- a CDS encoding DUF1513 domain-containing protein, translating to MLRRQALKLGSVVLSALTLGGWSLFRNKGSEPLLLSARDDGDGRHYAVGFRLDGTEVFSTQVAQRCHAIINHPEQPIALFVARRPGTESYLVDLRDGRLLQTITSQPNRHFYGHAVIHKSGQWLYTTENDTTDPGRGVLGVYRFEGERLVHSGELPTHGIGPHELAWLPDGETLVVANGGIRTEAESRVEMNLDAMEPSLVLMQRDGTLLSKETLAQQMNSVRHLAVGTDGTIAACQQFMGASDETAELLAIKRPGEPFKAFPVPERQLQSMAQYTASVAIHSDLRLVALTAPRANRLFIWDLDSGAVKLDAPMPDCAGVGALKDGFVVTSGQGRCRFYDCRKPELIGQPMNLPSGFWDNHLHLA from the coding sequence ATGCTGCGACGCCAGGCCCTGAAACTCGGTAGCGTAGTGCTCAGCGCCCTCACCCTGGGCGGCTGGAGCCTGTTTCGCAACAAAGGCAGCGAACCTTTGCTGCTCTCGGCGCGCGACGATGGCGACGGCAGGCATTATGCCGTCGGCTTTCGCCTGGACGGCACCGAGGTGTTCAGCACCCAGGTGGCCCAGCGTTGCCACGCGATCATCAACCACCCCGAACAGCCCATCGCCCTGTTCGTCGCCCGCCGCCCCGGTACCGAAAGCTACCTGGTCGACCTGCGCGACGGGCGCCTGCTGCAGACCATCACCTCGCAACCGAACCGGCACTTCTACGGCCATGCCGTGATCCACAAAAGTGGGCAATGGTTGTACACCACCGAAAACGACACCACTGATCCAGGTCGTGGCGTGCTCGGTGTCTACCGCTTCGAAGGCGAGCGCCTGGTGCACAGCGGCGAGCTCCCGACCCATGGCATCGGCCCCCACGAACTGGCCTGGCTGCCCGACGGCGAAACCCTGGTGGTGGCCAACGGCGGTATCCGTACCGAGGCCGAAAGCCGGGTGGAGATGAACCTCGACGCCATGGAGCCGAGCCTGGTGCTGATGCAGCGTGACGGTACCCTGCTGAGCAAGGAGACGCTCGCCCAGCAGATGAACAGCGTGCGCCACCTGGCGGTGGGCACGGACGGCACCATCGCCGCTTGCCAGCAGTTCATGGGGGCCTCCGACGAGACCGCCGAGCTGCTGGCGATCAAGCGTCCGGGCGAACCGTTCAAGGCCTTCCCGGTGCCCGAGCGGCAGTTGCAGTCGATGGCCCAGTACACCGCCAGCGTCGCCATCCACAGCGACCTGCGCCTGGTGGCGCTGACCGCGCCGCGGGCCAACCGGCTGTTCATCTGGGACCTCGACAGCGGCGCGGTGAAGCTCGATGCACCAATGCCCGACTGCGCGGGAGTGGGGGCACTGAAGGATGGCTTCGTCGTTACTTCAGGGCAGGGGCGTTGCCGGTTCTACGATTGCCGCAAGCCGGAGCTGATCGGGCAGCCGATGAACCTGCCGTCCGGGTTCTGGGACAACCACCTGCACCTGGCCTGA
- a CDS encoding imelysin family protein has protein sequence MFRPKLLFTSLAALALGACSPQDPQAVTSAAIAKQVILPTYSRWVEADRALAASALAYCEGKSSLETARADFLNAQKAWAELQPLLVGPLAEGNRAWQVQFWPDKKNLVGRQVEQLVNGDKPVDAESLGKASVVVRGLSAYEYILFDSKPDVASAEQKARYCPLLVAIGEHQKVLAEEILKSWNSTDGMLSQMTKFPNQRYADSHEAIADLLRAQVTALDTLKKKLGAPMGRQSKGIPQPLQAEAWRSHSSLKSLEASLKAAQTVWVGVDNQGLRGLLGKDQAPLAQKIDDAYATALKSLADNPKTLGELLADDAGQQTLNQIYDNLNAVHRLHEGDLAKALNIQLGFNANDGD, from the coding sequence ATGTTCCGACCCAAACTGTTGTTCACCAGCCTCGCCGCACTCGCCCTGGGTGCCTGCTCGCCCCAGGACCCGCAGGCCGTGACCTCGGCCGCCATCGCCAAGCAGGTGATCCTGCCGACCTACAGCCGCTGGGTCGAAGCCGACCGCGCCCTGGCCGCCAGCGCCCTGGCTTATTGCGAGGGCAAAAGCTCGCTGGAGACCGCCCGCGCCGACTTCCTCAACGCGCAGAAGGCCTGGGCCGAGCTGCAACCGCTGCTGGTCGGCCCGCTGGCCGAAGGCAACCGCGCCTGGCAGGTGCAGTTCTGGCCGGACAAGAAGAACCTGGTCGGTCGCCAGGTCGAGCAACTGGTCAACGGCGACAAGCCGGTCGACGCCGAGTCGCTGGGCAAGGCCAGCGTCGTGGTGCGCGGCCTGTCGGCCTACGAGTACATCCTCTTCGACAGCAAGCCGGATGTCGCCAGCGCTGAACAGAAGGCCCGCTACTGCCCGCTGCTGGTCGCCATCGGCGAACACCAGAAGGTCCTGGCCGAGGAAATTCTCAAGAGCTGGAACAGCACCGACGGCATGCTGTCGCAGATGACCAAGTTCCCCAACCAGCGCTACGCCGACTCCCACGAAGCGATCGCCGACCTGCTGCGCGCCCAGGTCACCGCCCTGGACACCCTGAAGAAGAAGCTCGGTGCGCCGATGGGCCGCCAGAGCAAGGGTATCCCGCAGCCGCTGCAGGCCGAAGCCTGGCGCAGCCACTCCTCGCTCAAGAGCCTGGAAGCCTCGCTCAAGGCCGCCCAGACTGTCTGGGTCGGGGTCGACAACCAGGGCCTGCGTGGCCTGCTGGGCAAGGACCAGGCGCCGCTGGCACAGAAGATCGACGACGCCTACGCAACGGCGCTCAAGTCACTGGCCGACAACCCCAAGACCCTGGGCGAGCTGCTGGCCGACGACGCCGGCCAACAGACCCTCAACCAGATCTACGACAACCTCAACGCCGTCCACCGCCTGCACGAAGGCGACCTGGCCAAGGCGCTGAACATCCAGCTGGGCTTCAACGCCAACGACGGTGACTGA
- a CDS encoding di-heme oxidoredictase family protein, which produces MSMSLLRLSPLLLALTLAACDDAPRFTQAEPGEALSGGKATVQRNDRNAFSLPSANLSPERRLDFAVGNSFFRSPWVIAPSTTTARDGLGPLFNTNACQNCHVRDGRGHPPEPGDSNAVSMLVRLSIPDQPYLAREIERLGVVPEPVYGTQLQDMAIPGVAPEGKVRVSYEKRTVAFKDGHQIELRRPTLQITQLGYGSMHPDTRFSARVAPPMIGLGLLEAIPEADILANEDPDDRNRDGIRGRANRVWDDALGKTVIGRFGWKAGQPNINQQNVHAFAGDMGLTSTLKPNDDCTPAQTDCLAAPNGDGTNGEKEVSDNILRLVTFYTRNLGVPARRGVDAPQVLAGKNLFFQAGCQGCHTPQFTTAADAHEPELANQLIRPYSDLLLHDMGPGLADERTEFAANGQDWRTPPLWGIGLTETVSGHTQFLHDGRARNLLEAVLWHGGEAQAARDQVLTFNAEQRAALLAFLNSL; this is translated from the coding sequence TTGTCGATGTCCTTGCTCCGCCTAAGCCCCCTGCTACTGGCCCTCACCCTCGCCGCCTGTGACGACGCCCCGCGTTTCACCCAGGCCGAGCCCGGTGAAGCCCTCTCCGGCGGCAAGGCGACGGTGCAGCGCAACGACCGCAACGCCTTCTCGCTGCCCTCGGCCAACCTCTCGCCCGAGCGGCGCCTGGACTTCGCCGTGGGTAACAGTTTCTTCCGCAGCCCGTGGGTGATCGCCCCCTCCACCACCACCGCCCGTGACGGCCTCGGCCCGTTGTTCAACACCAACGCCTGCCAGAATTGCCACGTACGCGACGGCCGCGGCCACCCGCCCGAACCCGGCGACAGCAACGCGGTGTCGATGCTGGTGCGCCTGTCGATCCCCGACCAACCGTACCTGGCCCGGGAGATCGAGCGCCTGGGCGTGGTCCCCGAGCCGGTCTACGGCACCCAACTGCAGGATATGGCCATCCCCGGCGTGGCGCCGGAGGGCAAGGTGCGCGTGAGCTATGAAAAACGCACCGTGGCGTTCAAGGATGGTCATCAGATCGAACTGCGCCGCCCCACGCTGCAAATCACCCAACTCGGCTACGGCTCGATGCACCCCGACACCCGCTTCTCTGCCCGGGTGGCGCCACCGATGATCGGCCTGGGTTTGCTCGAGGCTATTCCCGAGGCCGACATCCTGGCCAACGAAGACCCGGACGACCGTAACCGCGACGGCATCCGTGGCCGGGCCAACCGCGTCTGGGACGACGCCCTGGGCAAGACGGTGATCGGCCGCTTCGGTTGGAAGGCCGGGCAGCCCAACATCAATCAGCAGAATGTGCACGCGTTCGCCGGCGACATGGGGCTGACCAGCACACTCAAGCCGAACGACGACTGCACCCCGGCGCAGACCGACTGCCTGGCCGCACCCAACGGCGATGGCACCAATGGCGAGAAGGAAGTCAGCGACAACATCCTGCGCCTGGTCACCTTCTACACCCGCAACCTCGGCGTGCCAGCCCGACGCGGTGTCGACGCGCCCCAGGTGCTGGCCGGCAAGAACCTGTTCTTCCAGGCCGGCTGCCAGGGCTGCCACACCCCGCAATTCACCACTGCCGCAGATGCCCACGAGCCGGAACTGGCCAACCAGCTGATCCGCCCGTACAGCGACCTGCTGCTGCACGACATGGGCCCTGGCCTGGCCGACGAGCGCACCGAATTCGCCGCCAACGGCCAGGACTGGCGCACCCCACCGTTGTGGGGCATCGGCCTGACCGAGACGGTCAGCGGCCACACCCAGTTCCTGCATGACGGCCGCGCCCGCAACCTGCTCGAAGCCGTGCTCTGGCATGGCGGCGAGGCCCAGGCGGCACGCGACCAGGTATTGACCTTCAACGCCGAGCAGCGTGCCGCGCTGCTGGCCTTCCTGAACTCACTTTAA
- a CDS encoding imelysin family protein translates to MIRMPLASASLLAIAIALAGCGEGKDGKAAAPQAQAPAAASTTAAAPGAVDEAAGKAVVKHYAEMVHAVYSDALSTAQQLQAAVDAFLANPNDQTLKAAKDAWAASRVPYLQSEAFRFGNTIIDDWEGQVNAWPLDEGLIDYVDKSYEHALGNPAASANIIANTQIQVGEDKVDVKDITPEKLASLNELGGSEANVATGYHAIEFLLWGQDLNGTGPGAGNRPASDYLEGKGATGGHNDRRRAYLKAVTQLLVKDLEEMVGNWAPNVADNYRATLENGPVNDGLRKMLFGMGSLSLGELAGERMKVSLEANSPEDEQDCFSDNTHYSHFYDAKGIRNVYLGEYTRADGSKLTGPSLSSLVAKVDPATDATLKADLEATEAKIQVMVDHALKGEHYDQLIAADNAAGNQIVRDAIASLVKQTGAIEQAAGKLGIDNLNPDTADHEF, encoded by the coding sequence ATGATTCGAATGCCTCTGGCCTCCGCCAGTCTGCTGGCCATCGCCATCGCCCTCGCCGGTTGCGGCGAAGGCAAGGACGGCAAAGCCGCCGCTCCGCAAGCCCAGGCACCTGCCGCCGCCAGCACCACCGCCGCGGCACCGGGGGCTGTCGATGAGGCGGCCGGCAAGGCCGTGGTCAAGCATTACGCCGAGATGGTCCACGCCGTGTACAGCGACGCGCTGAGCACCGCCCAGCAGCTGCAGGCCGCCGTCGACGCCTTCCTGGCCAACCCCAACGACCAGACCCTGAAAGCCGCCAAGGACGCCTGGGCCGCTTCCCGCGTTCCTTACCTGCAGAGCGAGGCGTTCCGCTTCGGCAACACCATCATCGACGACTGGGAAGGCCAGGTGAACGCCTGGCCCCTGGACGAAGGCCTGATCGACTACGTCGACAAGAGCTACGAGCACGCTCTGGGCAACCCGGCGGCCAGCGCCAACATCATTGCCAACACCCAGATCCAGGTCGGCGAAGACAAAGTCGACGTCAAGGACATCACCCCCGAGAAACTGGCCAGCCTGAACGAGCTGGGCGGTTCCGAGGCCAACGTCGCCACCGGCTACCACGCCATCGAATTCCTGCTCTGGGGCCAGGACCTCAACGGCACCGGCCCAGGCGCGGGCAACCGCCCGGCCTCCGACTACCTGGAAGGCAAAGGCGCCACTGGCGGGCACAACGACCGCCGCCGTGCCTACCTGAAAGCGGTCACCCAGCTGCTGGTCAAGGACCTCGAAGAGATGGTCGGCAACTGGGCGCCGAACGTCGCCGACAACTACCGCGCCACCCTCGAGAACGGCCCGGTCAACGATGGCCTGCGCAAGATGCTGTTTGGCATGGGCAGCCTGTCGCTGGGCGAACTGGCGGGCGAGCGCATGAAGGTCTCGCTGGAAGCCAACTCGCCGGAAGACGAGCAGGACTGCTTCAGCGACAACACCCACTACTCGCACTTCTACGACGCCAAGGGCATCCGCAACGTCTACCTGGGCGAGTACACCCGTGCCGACGGCAGCAAGCTGACCGGCCCGAGCCTGTCGTCGCTGGTGGCCAAGGTCGACCCGGCCACCGACGCCACGCTCAAGGCCGACCTGGAAGCCACCGAGGCGAAGATCCAGGTGATGGTCGACCACGCGCTCAAAGGCGAGCACTACGACCAGCTGATCGCCGCCGACAACGCTGCCGGCAACCAGATCGTGCGCGACGCCATCGCCTCGCTGGTCAAGCAGACCGGCGCGATCGAGCAGGCCGCCGGCAAGCTGGGGATCGACAACCTGAACCCGGACACCGCTGATCACGAGTTCTGA
- a CDS encoding putative bifunctional diguanylate cyclase/phosphodiesterase, which translates to MKLEFRNSLSVKLLRVVLLSALAVGVVLSCAQIVYDAYKTRQAVNNDAQRILDMFRDPSTQAVYSLDREMGMQVMEGLFQDESVRMAAIGHPNETMLAEKSRPLQDMSMRWLTDLILGQERTYTTQLVGRGPYSEYYGDLSITLDTSSYGEDFLINAVIIFVSGVLRALAMGLVLYLVYHWLLTKPLSKIIDHLTQINPDRPSQHQIPQLKGHERNELGLWVNTANQLLASIERNTHLRHEAENSLQRMAQYDFLTGLPNRQQLQQQLDKILVDGGRLQRRVAVLCVGLDDFKGINEQFSYQVGDQLLLALADRLRAHSGRLGALARLGGDQFALVQANIEQPYEAAELAQSILDDLEAPFDLDHQQIRLRATIGITLFPEDGDSTEKLLQKAEQTMTLAKARSRNRYQFYIASVDSEMRRRRELEKDLREALPRNQLYLVYQPQISYRDHRVVGVEALLRWQHPELGMVPPDQFIPLAEQNGNIISIGEWVLDQACRQLREWHDLGFGELRMAVNLSTVQLHHNELPRVVNNLLQAYRLPPRSLELEVTETGLMEDISTAAQHLLSLRRSGALIAIDDFGTGYSSLSYLKSLPLDKIKIDKSFVQDLLDDDDDATIVRAIIQLGKSLGMQVIAEGVETAEQESYIIAQGCHEGQGYHYSKPLSARELTAFLKQAQRNQVSVL; encoded by the coding sequence TTGAAGCTGGAATTTCGGAACAGCTTATCGGTCAAGTTGCTCAGGGTGGTGCTGCTCTCGGCGTTGGCGGTCGGTGTCGTCCTCAGCTGCGCGCAGATCGTCTATGACGCCTACAAGACCCGCCAGGCCGTGAACAACGACGCCCAGCGCATCCTCGACATGTTCCGCGACCCGTCGACGCAAGCGGTGTACAGCCTCGACCGGGAAATGGGCATGCAGGTGATGGAAGGCCTGTTCCAGGACGAGTCGGTGCGCATGGCCGCCATCGGCCACCCCAACGAAACCATGCTGGCGGAAAAATCCAGGCCGCTGCAAGACATGTCCATGCGCTGGCTGACCGACCTGATCCTCGGCCAGGAACGCACCTACACCACGCAGTTGGTTGGCCGCGGTCCCTACAGCGAGTACTACGGCGACCTGAGCATCACCCTCGACACTTCGTCATACGGCGAAGACTTCCTGATCAACGCCGTGATCATCTTCGTCTCCGGCGTGCTCAGGGCGCTGGCCATGGGCCTGGTGCTGTACCTGGTGTACCACTGGCTGCTGACCAAGCCGCTGTCGAAGATCATCGACCACCTGACCCAGATAAACCCCGACCGCCCCAGCCAACATCAGATCCCGCAGCTCAAGGGCCACGAACGCAACGAGCTGGGCCTCTGGGTCAACACCGCCAACCAGTTGCTGGCCTCGATCGAACGCAACACCCACCTGCGTCATGAGGCCGAGAACAGCCTGCAGCGCATGGCCCAGTACGACTTCCTCACCGGCCTGCCCAACCGCCAGCAACTACAGCAACAATTGGACAAAATTCTTGTCGACGGTGGCCGCCTGCAACGCCGGGTGGCGGTGCTCTGCGTGGGGCTGGACGACTTCAAGGGCATCAACGAACAGTTCAGCTACCAGGTGGGTGACCAGTTGCTGCTGGCCCTGGCCGATCGCCTGCGCGCCCACAGCGGCCGCCTGGGTGCCCTGGCACGTTTGGGCGGCGACCAGTTCGCCCTGGTCCAGGCCAATATCGAGCAGCCCTACGAAGCCGCCGAGCTGGCCCAGAGCATCCTCGACGACCTCGAGGCGCCCTTCGACCTCGACCACCAGCAGATCCGCCTGCGCGCCACCATCGGCATCACCCTGTTCCCCGAAGACGGCGACAGCACCGAGAAGCTGCTGCAGAAGGCCGAACAGACCATGACCCTGGCCAAGGCCCGCTCGCGCAACCGCTACCAGTTCTACATCGCCAGCGTCGACAGCGAGATGCGCCGCCGCCGCGAGCTGGAAAAGGACCTGCGCGAAGCCCTGCCACGCAACCAGCTGTATCTCGTCTACCAACCGCAGATCAGCTACCGCGACCACCGTGTGGTCGGGGTCGAGGCGCTGTTGCGCTGGCAGCACCCAGAGCTGGGCATGGTGCCGCCGGACCAGTTCATCCCGCTGGCCGAACAGAACGGCAATATCATCAGTATCGGCGAGTGGGTGCTCGACCAGGCCTGCCGTCAGTTGCGCGAATGGCACGACCTGGGCTTCGGCGAGCTGCGCATGGCGGTAAACCTGTCCACCGTGCAGTTGCACCACAACGAGCTGCCACGGGTGGTCAACAACCTGCTGCAAGCCTACCGCCTGCCGCCGCGCAGCCTGGAGCTGGAGGTCACCGAGACCGGCCTGATGGAAGACATCAGCACCGCCGCCCAGCACCTGCTCAGCCTGCGCCGTTCAGGCGCCTTGATCGCCATCGACGACTTCGGCACCGGTTACTCTTCACTCAGCTACCTGAAATCGCTGCCGCTGGACAAGATCAAGATCGACAAGAGCTTCGTCCAGGACCTGCTCGACGACGATGACGACGCCACCATCGTTCGCGCCATCATCCAGCTGGGCAAGAGCCTGGGCATGCAGGTCATCGCCGAAGGTGTGGAAACCGCGGAGCAAGAGAGCTACATCATCGCCCAGGGCTGCCACGAAGGTCAGGGCTACCACTACAGCAAACCGCTGTCGGCGCGCGAGCTGACCGCCTTCCTCAAGCAGGCCCAGCGTAACCAGGTCTCGGTGCTGTAA
- a CDS encoding superoxide dismutase has translation MAFELPPLPYAHDALQPHISKETLEYHHDKHHNTYVVNLNNLVPGTEFEGKTLEEIVKSSSGGIFNNAAQVWNHTFYWNCLAPNAGGQPTGALADAITAAFGSFDKFKEEFTKTSVGTFGSGWGWLVKKADGSLALASTIGAGCPLTSGDTPLLTCDVWEHAYYIDYRNLRPKYVEAFWNLVNWKFVAEQFEGKTFKA, from the coding sequence ATGGCTTTTGAATTGCCGCCGCTGCCGTACGCCCACGATGCCCTGCAGCCGCACATCTCCAAGGAAACCCTGGAGTATCACCACGACAAGCACCACAACACCTATGTCGTGAACCTGAACAACCTGGTCCCAGGCACCGAATTCGAAGGCAAGACCCTGGAAGAGATCGTCAAGAGCTCTTCGGGCGGCATCTTCAACAACGCCGCTCAAGTCTGGAACCACACCTTCTACTGGAACTGCCTGGCACCGAACGCCGGCGGCCAACCAACCGGCGCCCTGGCTGACGCCATCACCGCCGCCTTCGGTTCCTTCGACAAGTTCAAGGAAGAGTTCACCAAGACTTCGGTCGGCACCTTCGGCTCCGGCTGGGGCTGGCTGGTGAAGAAAGCCGACGGTTCCCTGGCCCTGGCCAGCACCATCGGCGCCGGCTGCCCGCTGACCAGCGGCGACACCCCGCTGCTGACCTGCGACGTCTGGGAGCACGCCTACTACATCGACTACCGCAACCTGCGTCCGAAGTACGTCGAGGCGTTCTGGAACCTGGTCAACTGGAAGTTCGTTGCCGAGCAGTTCGAAGGCAAGACCTTCAAGGCCTGA
- a CDS encoding LysE/ArgO family amino acid transporter, whose protein sequence is MWQSYVNGMLVAFGLIMAIGAQNAFVLAQSLRREHHLPVAALCVVCDAILVAAGVFGLATVLAHNPTLLAIARWGGAVFLVWYGAKALRSACAKQSLQHQEGQGTRSRRAVLLSALAVTLLNPHVYLDTVLLIGSLGAQQTVPGAYVAGAASASLVWFSTLAIGAAWLAPWLARPATWRMLDLMVAVMMFAVAAQLIFN, encoded by the coding sequence ATGTGGCAAAGCTATGTGAACGGCATGCTGGTGGCTTTCGGGCTGATCATGGCCATCGGCGCGCAGAACGCCTTTGTCCTGGCGCAGAGCCTGCGCCGCGAGCATCACCTGCCCGTGGCGGCGTTGTGCGTCGTCTGCGACGCCATCCTGGTGGCCGCCGGCGTGTTCGGCCTGGCCACGGTGCTGGCGCACAACCCTACCTTGCTGGCTATCGCCCGCTGGGGCGGCGCGGTGTTCCTGGTCTGGTACGGCGCCAAGGCACTGCGCAGCGCATGCGCCAAGCAGAGCCTGCAACATCAGGAAGGCCAAGGCACGCGCTCGCGCCGGGCGGTGCTGCTCAGCGCCCTGGCGGTGACCTTGCTCAACCCCCATGTGTACCTGGACACCGTGTTGCTGATCGGCTCGCTCGGCGCCCAGCAGACCGTGCCCGGCGCTTATGTGGCGGGGGCCGCCAGCGCGTCGCTGGTGTGGTTCTCGACCTTGGCGATCGGCGCGGCCTGGCTGGCGCCCTGGCTGGCACGCCCGGCCACCTGGCGGATGCTCGACCTGATGGTGGCGGTGATGATGTTCGCAGTGGCGGCGCAATTGATCTTCAACTGA
- a CDS encoding LysR family transcriptional regulator ArgP: protein MFDYKLLAALAAVIEQGGFERAAQVLGLSQSAISQRIKLLEARVGQPVLVRATPPSPTEVGRQLLNHVQQVRLLERDLQRQVPALDEEGMPERLRIALNADSLATWWAGAVGAFCAGQQVLLDLVVEDQDVGLKRMRAGEVAACLCGSERPVAGARSLPLGAMRYRALASPAFMARYFPNGFDAGRLARTPAIVFGPDDFLQHRYLASLGIQDGFLHHLCPSSEGFLRMTEAGLGWGLVPERQVAEQLARGELVEICSDTPIDVPLYWHHWRNGGQLLAQLTEHLRQSARNWLVPL from the coding sequence ATGTTCGACTACAAGCTGCTCGCCGCGCTTGCCGCAGTGATCGAACAAGGTGGCTTCGAGCGCGCCGCCCAGGTACTGGGATTGTCGCAGTCGGCCATCTCGCAGCGCATCAAACTGCTCGAAGCGCGGGTTGGGCAGCCGGTGCTGGTGCGCGCGACGCCACCGAGCCCCACCGAGGTCGGCCGACAGTTGCTCAACCATGTGCAGCAGGTGCGACTGCTCGAGCGCGACCTGCAGCGCCAGGTGCCAGCGCTGGACGAGGAGGGGATGCCCGAGCGCCTGCGCATCGCCCTCAATGCCGACAGCCTGGCGACCTGGTGGGCGGGCGCGGTGGGGGCTTTCTGCGCCGGGCAGCAGGTGCTGCTCGACCTGGTGGTCGAAGACCAGGATGTCGGCCTCAAGCGCATGCGCGCCGGCGAGGTAGCGGCCTGCCTGTGCGGCAGCGAGCGACCGGTGGCCGGTGCGCGTAGCCTGCCTTTGGGAGCGATGCGCTACCGTGCCCTGGCCAGCCCGGCATTCATGGCGCGCTATTTCCCCAACGGTTTCGATGCCGGGCGCCTGGCCCGCACGCCTGCGATCGTGTTTGGCCCGGATGATTTCCTGCAGCATCGCTACCTGGCGTCGCTCGGCATCCAGGACGGTTTCCTGCACCACCTGTGCCCATCGTCCGAAGGCTTCCTGCGCATGACCGAGGCGGGTCTGGGCTGGGGCCTGGTGCCAGAGCGCCAGGTGGCCGAGCAACTGGCGCGGGGGGAACTGGTGGAAATTTGCAGCGATACTCCCATCGATGTGCCGTTGTACTGGCATCATTGGCGCAATGGCGGGCAACTGCTCGCTCAACTGACCGAACACCTGCGCCAGTCTGCGCGCAATTGGCTGGTGCCCTTGTAG